Proteins encoded within one genomic window of Mycolicibacterium monacense:
- a CDS encoding ABC1 kinase family protein, which yields MSATRKTQHREVARLDRVPLPVEAARFGATGWQVTRTGARVVTNLRGRGSLSQKIVKQVPQTFADLGPTYVKFGQIIASSPGAFGEGLSKEFRSLLDRVPPANPEQVAKLLREELGDDPKNLYKSFDDTPFASASIAQVHYATLHTGEEVVVKIQRPGIRRRVAADLQILKRGARLVEFAKLGQRLSAQDVVADFADNLAEELDFRLEAQSMDAWVSHMHASPLGRNIRVPQVYWDLTSERVLTMERVSGIRIDDAAAIRKKGFDGTELVKALLFSLFEGGLRHGLFHGDLHAGNLYIDDDGKIVFFDFGIMGRIDPRTRWLLRELVYALLVKKDHAAAGKIVVMMGAVGTVKPEAQAAKDLEKFATPLTMSTLGDMSYAEIGKQLSVLADAYDVKLPRELVLIGKQFLYVERYMKLLAPKWQMMSDPQLTGYFANFMVDISREHKERDDEELEV from the coding sequence ATGAGTGCCACGCGAAAGACCCAGCACCGAGAGGTGGCCAGGCTGGACCGGGTGCCGTTGCCGGTCGAGGCCGCACGCTTCGGCGCGACCGGGTGGCAGGTCACCCGCACCGGCGCCCGCGTCGTCACGAACCTCCGCGGACGCGGCAGCCTCTCGCAAAAGATCGTCAAACAGGTCCCGCAGACCTTCGCCGATCTCGGCCCCACCTACGTCAAGTTCGGGCAGATCATCGCATCGAGTCCCGGCGCGTTCGGCGAAGGGCTGTCCAAGGAGTTCCGCAGCCTGCTCGACCGGGTGCCGCCGGCCAACCCCGAGCAGGTCGCCAAGCTGCTGCGGGAGGAACTCGGCGACGACCCGAAGAACCTCTACAAGAGCTTCGACGACACACCGTTCGCCTCGGCGTCCATCGCGCAGGTGCACTACGCGACGCTGCACACCGGCGAAGAGGTGGTCGTCAAGATCCAGCGTCCGGGCATCCGCCGACGCGTCGCGGCGGACCTGCAGATCCTCAAGCGCGGCGCCCGACTGGTCGAGTTCGCAAAGCTCGGCCAGCGGCTGAGCGCCCAGGACGTCGTCGCCGACTTCGCCGACAACCTCGCCGAGGAACTCGACTTCCGCCTCGAGGCGCAGTCGATGGACGCGTGGGTGTCGCACATGCACGCCTCGCCGTTGGGCCGCAACATCCGGGTGCCGCAGGTGTACTGGGATCTGACCAGCGAGCGGGTGCTGACGATGGAGCGGGTGTCGGGTATCCGCATCGACGACGCCGCGGCCATCCGCAAGAAGGGTTTCGACGGCACCGAACTGGTCAAGGCGCTGCTGTTCAGCCTGTTCGAGGGCGGGCTGCGGCACGGCCTGTTCCACGGGGACCTGCACGCCGGCAACCTCTACATCGACGACGACGGCAAGATCGTCTTTTTCGACTTCGGCATCATGGGCCGCATCGACCCGCGCACCCGGTGGCTCCTGAGAGAACTGGTGTACGCGCTGCTGGTCAAGAAGGACCACGCCGCGGCGGGCAAGATCGTCGTGATGATGGGCGCGGTCGGCACGGTCAAGCCCGAGGCCCAGGCCGCCAAGGATCTGGAGAAGTTCGCCACCCCGCTGACCATGTCGACTCTGGGCGATATGAGCTACGCCGAGATCGGCAAGCAGCTGTCGGTGCTCGCCGACGCCTACGACGTGAAGCTGCCGCGCGAGCTGGTGCTCATCGGTAAGCAGTTCCTCTACGTCGAGCGGTACATGAAGCTGCTGGCGCCGAAGTGGCAGATGATGAGCGACCCGCAGCTGACCGGGTACTTCGCCAACTTCATGGTCGACATCAGCCGCGAACACAAGGAACGCGACGACGAAGAGCTGGAGGTCTGA
- a CDS encoding TetR/AcrR family transcriptional regulator produces MPTPTRWAGVPLTDRRAERRALLIDAALRLFGTGGEAALAVRSVCRECGLNTRYFYESFADTDDLLGALYDEVSAQLAADVDAAMTAAGSSLRERTRAGMAAVLGFSSADPRRGRVLFTDARANPVLAARRAATQDLLREAVLVEGWRLHPGTDPVAAQVGAAMYTGAMAELAQQWLAGRLGDDLDAVVDYALRLVLDR; encoded by the coding sequence ATGCCGACACCCACCCGCTGGGCCGGCGTGCCGCTGACCGACCGGCGCGCCGAACGTCGCGCGCTGCTGATCGACGCGGCGTTGCGGCTGTTCGGCACCGGCGGGGAGGCCGCGCTGGCCGTGCGCTCGGTGTGCCGCGAATGCGGGCTCAACACCCGCTACTTCTACGAGAGCTTCGCCGACACCGACGACCTGCTCGGCGCGCTGTACGACGAGGTCAGCGCGCAACTGGCCGCCGACGTCGACGCCGCGATGACCGCGGCCGGATCGTCGCTGCGGGAGCGCACCCGCGCCGGGATGGCCGCGGTGCTGGGGTTCAGTTCGGCCGACCCGCGGCGCGGGCGCGTGCTGTTCACCGACGCGCGGGCCAATCCGGTGCTGGCCGCGCGCCGCGCCGCCACCCAGGACCTGCTCCGCGAGGCGGTGCTGGTCGAGGGGTGGCGGCTGCACCCGGGCACGGATCCCGTTGCGGCGCAGGTCGGCGCCGCGATGTACACCGGTGCGATGGCCGAGTTGGCGCAGCAGTGGCTGGCCGGCCGGTTGGGCGACGACCTCGACGCCGTCGTCGACTACGCGCTGCGGTTGGTGCTCGACCGCTGA
- a CDS encoding DUF4097 family beta strand repeat-containing protein, with product MPEFHTPDPVTAVIDVVAGSVHLATGERSDTVVEIRPKDPSRASDVRAAEHARVDFRHGKLTVSAGPKFVALGRGGAVSIDVAMPAHSRLQASSASAGFDCDGVLGDCRFSSAGGDARFDVVEGKLKADTASGDITARSVTGNVTVSTASGDATIGRLDGDLGFKAASGALTVERLRGTVRAQTASGDVSVAAAVSGAVTVTTGSGDVGLGIPEGTAARLDVHTRSGALSSTLDVSSGPADDDETLTVHARTGSGDITVRRAVGIAN from the coding sequence ATGCCGGAATTCCACACCCCCGACCCCGTCACCGCCGTCATCGACGTCGTCGCCGGTTCAGTGCACCTGGCAACAGGCGAACGCAGCGACACCGTGGTGGAGATCCGCCCGAAGGATCCTTCCCGCGCCTCTGACGTCCGGGCGGCAGAACACGCCCGCGTCGACTTCCGGCACGGGAAGCTGACCGTCTCCGCCGGACCGAAGTTCGTGGCGCTCGGCAGAGGCGGCGCCGTCTCCATCGACGTTGCGATGCCGGCACATTCGCGGCTGCAGGCCTCGTCGGCCTCCGCCGGCTTCGACTGCGACGGCGTTCTCGGCGACTGCCGGTTCTCCTCGGCCGGCGGTGACGCACGGTTCGACGTGGTCGAGGGAAAACTCAAAGCCGACACCGCCTCGGGTGACATCACCGCGCGAAGCGTGACGGGCAACGTCACCGTCTCGACGGCATCGGGGGATGCGACCATCGGTCGGCTCGACGGCGATCTCGGATTCAAGGCCGCCAGCGGTGCATTGACCGTCGAACGGCTGCGCGGCACGGTGCGGGCGCAGACGGCCTCCGGAGACGTCTCGGTCGCCGCGGCCGTCAGCGGCGCCGTCACCGTGACGACCGGTAGCGGCGACGTCGGGCTGGGCATCCCGGAAGGCACCGCGGCCAGGCTGGATGTCCACACCCGCTCCGGCGCGCTCTCCAGCACCCTCGACGTGTCGAGCGGTCCCGCCGACGACGACGAGACGCTCACCGTGCACGCCCGCACGGGTTCCGGCGACATCACCGTGCGCCGGGCCGTCGGCATCGCCAACTGA
- a CDS encoding cyclopropane mycolic acid synthase family methyltransferase, which yields MSDNSTSSTEELRPHFEDIQAHYDLSDDFFGVFQDPTRKYSCAFFTGPNVSLSEAQIANIDQHLDRLDLKPGMTLLEVGCGWGMTMKRAMERYDVNVIGLTLSKNQQAYCNHLLSQADSDRTFDVRLEGWEQFHSPVDRIVSIEAFEHFGFERYDDFFKTCFDILPDDGRMTIQSSVGYHPYDLQARGKKLTFELARFVKFMITEIFPGGRVPTTQMMVEHGEKAGFVVPETLSLRNHYIKTLGIWASRLEQHKEAAIAATDEENYNRYMKYLTGCQYYFIDESIDVSLVTYLKPGAVAA from the coding sequence ATGTCTGACAACTCAACCAGTAGTACCGAGGAGCTGCGGCCGCACTTCGAGGACATCCAGGCGCACTACGACCTGTCCGACGATTTCTTCGGGGTCTTCCAGGATCCGACGCGTAAGTACAGCTGCGCGTTCTTCACCGGCCCGAACGTCTCGCTGTCGGAGGCGCAGATCGCCAACATCGATCAGCATCTGGACCGGCTGGATCTCAAGCCCGGGATGACGCTGCTCGAGGTGGGCTGCGGCTGGGGTATGACGATGAAGCGGGCGATGGAGCGCTACGACGTCAACGTCATCGGCCTGACGCTGAGCAAGAACCAGCAGGCGTACTGCAACCATCTGCTGTCGCAGGCCGACAGCGACCGCACGTTCGACGTGCGGCTCGAAGGCTGGGAGCAGTTCCACTCCCCCGTCGACCGGATCGTGTCGATCGAGGCGTTCGAGCACTTCGGGTTCGAGCGCTACGACGACTTCTTCAAGACGTGCTTCGACATCCTGCCCGACGACGGCCGGATGACGATCCAGAGCAGCGTCGGGTACCACCCGTACGACCTGCAGGCCCGCGGTAAGAAGCTGACGTTCGAGCTGGCGCGGTTCGTGAAGTTCATGATCACCGAGATCTTCCCGGGTGGGCGCGTCCCGACCACGCAGATGATGGTCGAGCACGGTGAGAAGGCCGGGTTCGTGGTGCCCGAGACGCTGTCGCTGCGCAACCACTACATCAAGACCCTCGGCATCTGGGCGAGCCGGCTCGAGCAGCACAAGGAGGCCGCGATCGCGGCCACCGACGAGGAGAACTACAACCGGTACATGAAGTACCTGACCGGTTGCCAGTACTACTTCATCGACGAGAGCATCGACGTCAGCCTGGTGACCTACCTGAAGCCGGGCGCCGTCGCCGCCTGA
- a CDS encoding Rossmann-fold NAD(P)-binding domain-containing protein: protein MTRADRSIADYDELFVPIRNARLVLGSDALRLIAAARSAVDDDIRTWEDLSRSTDFPDGAQLVSS from the coding sequence ATGACGCGGGCGGATCGCTCCATCGCCGACTACGACGAGCTGTTCGTCCCGATCCGCAACGCGCGCCTGGTGCTGGGCTCCGACGCCCTCAGGCTCATCGCGGCGGCCAGGAGTGCGGTCGACGACGACATCCGGACCTGGGAGGACCTCTCCCGCAGCACCGATTTCCCCGACGGAGCACAACTCGTCAGCTCATAG
- a CDS encoding PE-PPE domain-containing protein, whose amino-acid sequence MRKYANASILVITSLVATVVLWIASTFAAALAFGAIALIVPGTGTHNIGTVTGYKENAADRFIDPSGVDCTSLNGCDLLGVDYPASFWPIPLPGWCPGLTCDTWNKSVGEGVTNLNTQLATVLADGTNAGEQIAVFGYSQGGAVVSRAMYDIAELDEETRDRITVVTIGNINNPLGLWSRLSFLRYIPLLNVSFGPQLPTDIGVKSTNYSFEYDPVGDAPQYWGNPLAMLNALMAFEYVHGYYLDPNSNGPTDAMPYGYDDASLAAAIAAAPKRVHGDATFVLIPQRGTLPIFMPLVDIGNATGTSAFVEPVIRLLQPVTKLLIDLGYDRQANPGIARNLSILPFNPFTFNPIQFSVDFVEAIVQGIEDAFNGGSMIAVPVPAPADSEADELSAAGEALGRLAADSNEEPLTTVEQVADIDTPLVEETLDGDPAGGTDEQGQSDDLPQEESNDESLQQEPKDELVEDEDLQNEDPKEEDDLEQEEDVTDDGAEDLDADAEDADITDGGQDADPETDTAAPEEKAAA is encoded by the coding sequence ATGCGTAAGTATGCAAACGCAAGCATCCTGGTCATCACCTCGCTCGTCGCGACCGTCGTGCTCTGGATCGCGTCCACGTTCGCGGCGGCGCTTGCCTTCGGCGCGATCGCGCTCATCGTCCCGGGCACCGGCACCCACAACATCGGCACGGTCACCGGATACAAGGAGAACGCCGCCGACCGCTTCATCGACCCGTCAGGTGTCGACTGCACCTCTCTGAACGGCTGCGATCTTCTCGGCGTCGACTATCCCGCCAGTTTCTGGCCCATCCCGCTGCCCGGCTGGTGCCCCGGCCTGACGTGCGACACCTGGAACAAATCGGTGGGAGAGGGCGTCACCAACCTCAACACCCAACTCGCCACCGTCCTGGCCGACGGCACCAACGCCGGTGAGCAGATCGCCGTCTTCGGCTACTCCCAGGGTGGCGCCGTCGTCTCCCGCGCCATGTACGACATCGCCGAACTCGACGAGGAAACCCGCGACCGCATCACCGTCGTCACCATCGGCAACATCAACAACCCGCTCGGTCTCTGGTCGCGGCTGAGCTTCCTGCGCTACATCCCGCTGCTCAACGTGTCCTTCGGCCCGCAGCTGCCGACCGACATCGGCGTCAAGAGCACCAACTACTCCTTCGAGTACGACCCCGTCGGCGACGCCCCGCAATACTGGGGCAACCCCTTGGCAATGCTCAACGCGCTCATGGCATTCGAGTACGTCCACGGCTACTACCTCGACCCCAACAGCAACGGGCCCACCGACGCGATGCCCTACGGCTACGACGACGCCAGCCTGGCCGCCGCCATCGCCGCCGCACCGAAGCGCGTCCACGGTGACGCCACCTTCGTGCTCATCCCGCAGCGCGGCACCCTGCCGATCTTCATGCCGCTCGTCGACATCGGAAACGCCACCGGCACATCCGCATTCGTCGAACCCGTCATCCGGCTGCTGCAGCCGGTGACCAAACTGCTCATCGACCTCGGCTACGACCGCCAGGCCAACCCGGGCATCGCCCGAAACCTGTCGATCCTGCCGTTCAACCCGTTCACCTTCAATCCCATCCAGTTCTCGGTGGACTTCGTCGAAGCCATCGTCCAGGGCATCGAAGACGCCTTCAACGGCGGCAGCATGATCGCGGTCCCGGTTCCCGCGCCGGCAGACAGCGAGGCCGACGAACTATCGGCGGCGGGAGAGGCGCTCGGCCGGCTGGCCGCGGATTCGAACGAGGAACCGCTCACCACCGTCGAGCAGGTCGCCGATATCGACACACCGCTCGTCGAGGAGACCCTGGACGGCGACCCCGCAGGAGGCACCGACGAGCAGGGCCAGTCCGACGACCTCCCTCAAGAGGAGTCGAACGACGAGAGTCTTCAGCAAGAACCCAAAGACGAACTCGTCGAGGACGAGGACCTGCAGAACGAGGACCCCAAAGAGGAAGACGACCTCGAGCAGGAAGAGGACGTCACCGACGACGGCGCCGAGGACCTCGACGCAGACGCCGAGGATGCCGACATCACCGACGGTGGTCAGGACGCCGATCCCGAGACCGACACCGCGGCACCCGAAGAGAAGGCCGCGGCCTGA
- a CDS encoding alpha/beta fold hydrolase produces the protein MQIREGKAPSGEKVQIHYEDMGDPNHPAVLLIMGLGAQLTFWREDFCRKLVDQGLRVIRYDNRDVGLSTYFDGQRTKGSQIGNMARSLVGRPSPALYTLEDMADDAAALLDHLDIDSAHVVGGSMGGMIAQIVAARHAERTKTLGVIFSSNNQAFLPPPGPRHLLAVITGPSPNSPREVIIENSIKVSKIIGSPAYPKSEDALRADAMAFYDRAFNPVGVARQFNAITGTGSLRKYNKQTKAPTVVIHGKADKLMRPTGGKAIAKAIPNARLVLFDGMGHELPEPLWDDIVGELKTTFAERP, from the coding sequence GTGCAGATCCGCGAAGGGAAAGCACCGTCGGGCGAAAAGGTGCAGATCCACTACGAGGACATGGGTGACCCCAACCACCCGGCCGTGCTGCTCATCATGGGCCTCGGCGCGCAGCTGACGTTCTGGCGTGAGGACTTCTGCCGCAAGCTCGTCGACCAGGGGCTGCGGGTGATCCGCTACGACAACCGCGACGTCGGGCTGTCGACCTACTTCGACGGTCAGCGCACGAAGGGTTCGCAGATCGGCAACATGGCCCGGTCGCTGGTCGGCAGGCCCAGCCCAGCGCTCTACACGCTCGAGGACATGGCCGACGACGCCGCGGCGCTGCTCGACCACCTCGACATCGACTCCGCGCACGTGGTCGGCGGCTCGATGGGTGGGATGATCGCGCAGATCGTCGCGGCGCGGCACGCCGAGCGGACGAAGACGCTCGGGGTGATCTTCTCGTCGAACAACCAGGCGTTCCTGCCGCCGCCCGGGCCGCGGCATCTGCTCGCGGTCATCACCGGACCGTCGCCGAACTCGCCGCGCGAGGTCATCATCGAGAACTCGATCAAGGTCAGCAAGATTATCGGCAGCCCGGCCTATCCGAAGTCCGAGGACGCGCTGCGAGCCGACGCCATGGCGTTCTACGACCGGGCGTTCAACCCCGTCGGTGTGGCCCGGCAGTTCAACGCGATCACCGGCACCGGCAGCCTGCGCAAGTACAACAAGCAGACGAAGGCGCCGACGGTCGTCATCCACGGCAAAGCCGACAAGCTGATGCGGCCGACCGGCGGGAAGGCGATCGCGAAGGCCATTCCGAACGCCCGGCTGGTGCTGTTCGACGGCATGGGTCACGAGCTGCCCGAGCCACTGTGGGACGACATCGTCGGCGAACTCAAGACCACCTTCGCCGAACGGCCCTGA
- a CDS encoding acyltransferase family protein — MATVVDRYRETARRRRRRAERANRRLDIQGLRMVAVLAVFAHHLWGWPGGGFVGIDVFFVVSGFLVTTSLMSADTAKHFYWTRARRILPVAAVVLAATYVASLLVLAPARAQSVGKDVLFALVGVANWQPPAEDSPTAHFWALSVGEQFWLVWPLLLLLVGLLKARRAAVAATAVVTAASFAWALYETAGNPADAYLDTFARVWEFGVGALLAMAATQLAQIPHTVKPLLSWAGLLLIVASMVVLGEAGFPAPWALLPVTGTALVLAAGVGGEPRFQPVLGNRVSTYVGDLSYALYLVHWPVIVLLAALMDRGPYFDICAVAFAFGLAIACHHFVETPLRHASRDAFRQARKDMERGLFQVERRTRYAAVGALVLIAIGLCAFAARPDAYQPHSSTQLTGGL; from the coding sequence GTGGCAACAGTTGTGGATCGGTACCGGGAGACGGCGCGACGGCGGCGTCGGCGCGCCGAGCGGGCGAATCGGCGCCTCGACATCCAGGGTCTGCGGATGGTCGCGGTGCTCGCGGTGTTCGCCCACCACCTGTGGGGCTGGCCGGGCGGCGGGTTCGTCGGCATCGACGTCTTCTTCGTCGTCTCCGGCTTCCTGGTCACCACCAGCCTGATGTCAGCCGACACCGCTAAGCACTTCTACTGGACCCGCGCGCGCCGCATCCTGCCCGTCGCGGCCGTCGTCCTGGCCGCCACCTACGTCGCGTCGCTCCTCGTCCTCGCACCGGCCCGCGCCCAGTCCGTCGGCAAGGACGTGCTGTTCGCGCTCGTCGGGGTGGCGAACTGGCAGCCTCCCGCCGAGGACTCCCCCACCGCCCACTTCTGGGCCCTGTCGGTCGGCGAACAGTTCTGGCTCGTCTGGCCGCTGCTGCTCCTGCTGGTCGGCCTGCTCAAGGCGCGCAGGGCAGCGGTCGCCGCGACGGCCGTCGTCACCGCAGCCTCCTTCGCGTGGGCGCTGTACGAAACGGCGGGCAATCCCGCGGACGCCTACCTCGACACGTTCGCCCGCGTGTGGGAGTTCGGCGTCGGCGCGCTGCTCGCCATGGCCGCGACTCAACTCGCGCAGATCCCGCACACCGTGAAACCGCTGCTGTCCTGGGCGGGCCTGCTGCTGATCGTCGCCAGCATGGTCGTCCTCGGTGAGGCCGGCTTCCCGGCGCCGTGGGCGCTGCTCCCCGTCACGGGCACCGCGCTGGTGCTGGCGGCCGGTGTCGGCGGCGAACCGCGGTTCCAGCCGGTCCTCGGCAACCGGGTGAGCACCTACGTCGGCGACCTCTCCTACGCGCTGTACCTGGTGCACTGGCCGGTGATCGTGCTCCTCGCGGCGCTGATGGACCGCGGGCCGTACTTCGACATCTGCGCGGTGGCGTTCGCGTTCGGTCTGGCAATCGCCTGCCACCATTTCGTCGAAACGCCGCTACGGCACGCCAGCAGGGATGCGTTCCGTCAGGCCCGAAAAGACATGGAGCGCGGCCTGTTCCAGGTCGAGCGCCGGACCCGGTACGCCGCCGTCGGCGCGCTGGTCCTCATCGCGATCGGGCTGTGCGCGTTCGCCGCGCGGCCGGACGCCTACCAACCGCACAGCTCAACCCAGCTGACCGGCGGATTGTGA
- a CDS encoding oxygenase MpaB family protein, which produces MDMPHEILTQWLRGRIDYGGMRRNYFRGMEFAAPLGDPGWFGPKSAVWHVHSHMEALIFGLQCAAYIERLDPSIFWMGMHHSRLVERDESGTATGRLDPAGAMVRLGHSVAFFIGTAYGSTETAEKLATTVRSMHHTIKGVRPDGLRYDADDPDWLRWNYATVVWGIATAHELYHPNPLRGKDIDRYYGEFVRVGHALGGTDLPATKADTAECLKSYLPRLAVTHGTAMATGPNVGLPQNIVDWAIRDTMPKWAKQLIQHKDPNILERTARRTAVWGVINGLHAAAGPAPEFQQAQARVKGGTTVPHTVPTYVLGSDPELSRDEIEHSFA; this is translated from the coding sequence GTGGACATGCCGCACGAGATCCTCACCCAGTGGTTACGCGGCCGCATCGACTACGGCGGCATGCGGCGCAACTACTTCCGTGGGATGGAGTTCGCGGCCCCGCTCGGCGACCCCGGCTGGTTCGGCCCGAAAAGTGCGGTGTGGCATGTGCATTCACACATGGAGGCGTTGATCTTCGGCCTGCAGTGCGCGGCCTACATCGAGCGCCTCGACCCGAGCATCTTCTGGATGGGCATGCACCACTCCCGCCTGGTCGAACGCGACGAGAGCGGCACCGCCACCGGACGCCTCGACCCCGCAGGCGCGATGGTCCGCCTCGGTCATTCGGTGGCGTTCTTCATCGGCACGGCATACGGGTCGACGGAGACGGCCGAGAAGCTGGCGACCACCGTCCGGTCCATGCACCACACCATCAAGGGTGTGCGCCCCGACGGGCTGCGCTATGACGCCGACGATCCGGACTGGCTGCGCTGGAACTACGCCACCGTCGTGTGGGGTATCGCCACCGCGCACGAGCTCTACCACCCGAACCCGTTGCGCGGCAAGGATATCGACCGCTACTACGGCGAGTTCGTCCGCGTCGGCCACGCGCTGGGCGGCACCGACCTGCCCGCCACCAAGGCCGACACCGCCGAATGCCTCAAGTCCTACCTGCCCCGCCTGGCGGTCACCCACGGCACCGCGATGGCCACTGGGCCGAACGTCGGCCTGCCGCAGAACATCGTCGACTGGGCGATCCGCGACACCATGCCGAAGTGGGCCAAACAGCTCATCCAGCACAAGGACCCCAACATCCTCGAGCGGACGGCACGGCGCACCGCGGTGTGGGGCGTCATCAACGGCCTGCACGCCGCGGCCGGTCCGGCACCGGAGTTCCAGCAGGCGCAGGCGCGGGTCAAGGGCGGCACCACCGTCCCGCACACCGTGCCGACCTACGTCCTGGGCTCCGATCCGGAGCTCAGCCGCGACGAGATCGAGCACAGCTTCGCCTGA
- a CDS encoding DinB family protein: MPGLPPPVADERQNLTEFLAFNQNAFFAVAYGLTDEQARSTPSVSALSIGGLIKHATGVQRSWAQRIVSAPEFPPPDPRPVEEQMQEYQDEHVMREHETLEALLDALRAQNAETLRALREADLDTPVPVPHDVPWFPKDVDHWSVRWVALHLIEELTRHAGHADIIRESIDRATMYELMAAYEEWPETDFLRRWRPTQPA, encoded by the coding sequence ATGCCCGGACTGCCCCCACCTGTTGCCGACGAACGTCAGAACCTCACCGAGTTCCTCGCGTTCAACCAGAACGCGTTCTTCGCGGTCGCCTACGGGTTGACCGACGAGCAGGCCCGTTCCACCCCGTCGGTGAGCGCGCTGTCGATCGGCGGTCTGATCAAGCACGCGACCGGTGTGCAGCGCAGCTGGGCGCAGCGGATCGTAAGTGCGCCGGAGTTCCCGCCGCCGGATCCGCGGCCGGTCGAGGAGCAGATGCAGGAGTATCAGGACGAGCATGTGATGCGTGAGCACGAGACGCTCGAGGCGCTGCTCGACGCCTTACGCGCGCAGAACGCCGAGACGCTGCGGGCGCTGCGCGAGGCCGATCTCGACACGCCGGTGCCGGTGCCGCACGACGTGCCGTGGTTCCCGAAGGACGTGGATCACTGGTCGGTGCGGTGGGTCGCCCTGCACTTGATCGAGGAGCTGACCCGCCACGCCGGGCACGCCGACATCATCCGCGAGTCGATCGACCGGGCGACGATGTACGAGTTGATGGCGGCCTACGAGGAGTGGCCGGAGACCGATTTCCTCCGGCGCTGGCGGCCGACGCAACCGGCCTGA
- a CDS encoding cyclopropane mycolic acid synthase family methyltransferase, whose amino-acid sequence MAPSGKLKPHFEDVQAHYDLSDDFFRLFLDPSQMYSCAYFERDDMTLEEAQRAKVDLALGKLGLEPGMTLLDVGCGWGYTMMRAVEKYDVNVIGLTLSKNQHAHVERIFAESDSPRSKQVLLKGWEDFDQPVDRIVSIGAFEHFGRDRWDDFFTTAYRVLPEDGVMLLHTITALTIPQMIERGIPLTFSVARFIKFILTEIFPGGYLPTIDLVGEHAGKAGFTLTREQSLQPHYAKTLDHWAAALEAHKDEAIAVQSEEVYDRYMHYLTGCADAFRKGYTDVNQFTLVK is encoded by the coding sequence ATGGCCCCATCGGGCAAATTGAAGCCGCATTTCGAAGACGTCCAGGCCCATTACGACCTGTCCGACGACTTCTTCCGGCTGTTCCTCGACCCCTCGCAGATGTACAGCTGCGCGTACTTCGAGCGCGACGACATGACGCTGGAGGAGGCGCAGCGCGCCAAGGTCGACCTCGCGCTGGGCAAGCTGGGTCTGGAGCCCGGGATGACGCTGCTCGACGTGGGCTGCGGCTGGGGCTACACCATGATGCGCGCGGTCGAGAAGTACGACGTCAACGTCATCGGCCTGACGCTGAGCAAGAACCAGCACGCGCACGTCGAACGGATCTTCGCCGAATCGGACAGCCCGCGCAGCAAGCAGGTGCTGCTCAAGGGCTGGGAAGACTTCGATCAGCCCGTCGACCGGATCGTGTCGATCGGGGCGTTCGAGCACTTCGGCCGCGACCGCTGGGACGACTTCTTCACCACCGCCTACCGGGTGCTGCCCGAGGACGGCGTGATGCTGCTGCACACCATCACGGCGCTGACGATCCCGCAGATGATCGAGCGCGGCATCCCGCTGACGTTCTCGGTGGCGCGGTTCATCAAGTTCATCCTCACCGAGATCTTCCCCGGTGGCTATCTGCCGACCATCGACCTCGTCGGTGAACACGCCGGCAAGGCCGGGTTCACGTTGACGCGTGAGCAGTCGCTGCAGCCGCACTACGCCAAGACCCTGGATCACTGGGCGGCGGCGCTGGAGGCGCACAAGGACGAGGCCATCGCGGTGCAGTCCGAAGAGGTCTACGACCGCTATATGCACTACCTGACCGGGTGCGCGGACGCGTTCCGCAAGGGCTACACCGATGTCAACCAGTTCACGCTGGTGAAGTAG
- a CDS encoding DinB family protein, with amino-acid sequence MDLTEQLVDQLDFHWTQALRPRLDGLSDDEYFWQPVPDCWTVHPDGGIDFSYPPPQPEPFTTIAWRMAHVIVGVFAMRSHSHFGGPPADYQSWRYATDAPTALRQLDEEYARWIAGVRTLDADALARPCGPAEGPYADYPMSALVLHINREVIHHGAEIACIRDLYVHTTTKEKH; translated from the coding sequence ATGGATCTCACCGAGCAATTGGTCGACCAGTTGGACTTCCACTGGACCCAGGCGTTGCGGCCCCGCCTGGACGGCCTGTCCGACGACGAGTACTTCTGGCAGCCGGTGCCGGACTGCTGGACGGTGCACCCCGACGGCGGCATCGACTTCAGCTATCCGCCACCGCAACCGGAGCCGTTCACGACGATCGCGTGGCGGATGGCGCATGTGATCGTCGGCGTCTTCGCCATGCGCAGTCATTCGCATTTCGGCGGCCCGCCCGCGGACTACCAGTCGTGGCGCTACGCCACCGACGCCCCGACGGCGCTGCGCCAACTCGACGAGGAGTACGCCCGCTGGATCGCCGGCGTGCGCACGCTGGACGCCGACGCGCTGGCGCGGCCGTGCGGTCCGGCCGAAGGCCCCTACGCCGACTACCCGATGAGCGCGCTGGTGCTGCACATCAACCGTGAAGTGATTCACCACGGTGCCGAAATCGCTTGTATCCGAGATCTTTACGTTCACACCACCACGAAGGAGAAGCACTGA